The following coding sequences lie in one Spinacia oleracea cultivar Varoflay chromosome 1, BTI_SOV_V1, whole genome shotgun sequence genomic window:
- the LOC130465816 gene encoding uncharacterized protein isoform X1, which translates to MRKQQEREDILREIQEQMEYTVAMEVPVVDCEDLKVEYVRVISKDDADEVFPGCSQPQQTQESPKKQPTPPKPASKSKGKDKPASKKLTPKRRASAKQATPPQKQPTPQKQPTPAKQPTPPKQPTKQPTPPPPPQKQPTQPKQATKQPTPQPPQQQQHRPPPEHPTSPPQQHTPPPPPPNPTPPQNNQTDEPNNQAPPDQAQPVKKKGGRARPEGFRVNKVTAKKAGTWVSKGKGKGRKGTGRSKTPGVFADVGEICSEEESEDSDYEESDSEQEDVLNDWIDSDVDDEVIPDDIPDLGFEDCLNGSSKMDKAYKNGKIWTDQPYGSIKLEPWLIFHDKATFLEVLRSYCIQEGFGLAVERADNRRYTVVCAVESCDWRIHASRLFGNVSWAIKVISGSHRTCGRLEENPVVTSEWLCKHMLGKIEANPEIPVETLRRYVQKKFQLRVKKRLLYKVRSMAKEKLHGGWAEAYEMLPRYAEMIKQTNPGSHALITWGASSGDVNPKFRACFFSFAAQVRGFLRGCRPIIGIDGAHLSGFYKGILLTAVGIDGNNEIFVLAYGIVDTESCDSWTYFMRCLRQMFEQEGCNRDDWTFISDRMKGVELAVRETFPRATRRVCCQHLYMNCKNNGFSGSAFHKLFWIAANAYNEYVFDKAMVKISEYNANATAYLNNCIEQWSRHKFDSTVCCDHNTTNFVESFNACTKPFRDMPVFSLLEAIRSWCMQRVGARFDKAVDMEDGQLIS; encoded by the exons ATGAGGAAACAACAGGAAAGGGAGGACATTTTGAGGGAAATACAGGAACAAATGGAGTACACTGTGGCTATGGAGGTCCCTGTTGTTGATTGTGAGGACTTGAAGGTTGAGTATGTGAGAGTCATTAGCAAAGATGATGCTGATGAGGTGTTTCCAGGTTGCTCTCAACCACAACAAACACAAGAATCCCCAAAGAAACAACCCACCCCACCCAAACCTGCTTCTAAGTCAAAAGGCAAAGATAAGCCTGCTTCTAAGAAACTAACCCCCAAAAGGAGGGCATCAGCTAAACAAGCCACTCCCCCACAGAAACAACCCACCCCACAGAAACAACCCACCCCAGCTAAACAACCCACCCCACCTAAACAACCCACCAAACAACCTacaccaccacccccaccacAAAAACAACCCACCCAACCAAAACAAGCCACCAAACAACCTACACCAcaaccaccacaacaacaacaacacagacCACCACCAGAACATCCCACCTCTCCACCACAACAGCAcacccctccaccaccaccaccaaatcCCACTCCACCACAAAACAACCAAACTGATGAGCCTAACAATCAAGCACCACCTGATCAAGCTCAGCCAGTGAAAAAGAAGGGGGGCAGAGCTAGACCTGAGGGGTTTAGGGTTAACAAAGTCACTGCTAAGAAGGCTGGAACTTGGGTTTCCAAGGGAAAGGGAAAAGGGAGAAAGGGTACAGGAAGGTCTAAGACACCAGGGGTTTTTGCTGATGTTGGTGAGATTTGTTCAGAAGAGGAGAGTGAGGATTCTGATTATGAGGAATCAGATTCTGAACAAGAGGATGTTCTGAATGATTGGATTGATtctgatgttgatgatgaggtGATTCCTGATGATATTCCTGATTTGGGGTTTGAGGACTGTCTAAATGGTTCCTCAAAGATGGATAAGGCCTATAAAAATGGCAAAATATGGACTGATCAACCATATGGGTCCATTAAGTTAGAACCCTGGTTGATCTTTCATGATAAGGCCACATTTCTTGAAGTGTTGAGAAGTTACTGCATACAGGAGGGGTTTGGGCTTGCTGTTGAGAGGGCTGACAATAGGAGGTACACAGTAGTGTGTGCAGTGGAGTCATGTGACTGGAGGATACATGCCAGTAGGTTGTTTGGCAATGTTAGCTGGGCCATTAAGGTGATCAGTGGGTCCCACAGAACTTGTGGGAGGCTTGAGGAGAATCCAGTGGTGACCTCTGAGTGGTTGTGTAAGCACATGTTGGGGAAAATAGAGGCCAATCCAGAGATTCCAGTGGAGACATTAAGGAGGTATGTACAAAAGAAGTTTCAGTTGAGGGTGAAAAAGAGGCTATTGTACAAGGTCAGGAGTATGGCCAAGGAAAAGCTGCATGGTGGTTGGGCTGAAGCATATGAGATGTTGCCTAGGTATGCTGAGATGATTAAGCAAACGAACCCAGGGAGTCATGCACTTATAACATGGGGGGCCAGTAGTGGGGATGTGAACCCAAAATTCAGAGCTTGCTTCTTCTCATTTGCTGCACAAGTCAGGGGGTTTCTAAGGGGTTGTAGGCCCATAATTGGAATAGATGGGGCTCATTTAAGTGGTTTCTACAAGGGCATTCTACTGACAGCAGTTGGCATAGATGGGAACAATGAAATTTTTGTTCTTGCCTATGGGATAGTAGACACTGAGAGCTGTGACAGTTGGACCTACTTCATGAGATGCTTGAGGCAAATGTTTGAGCAGGAGGGTTGCAACAGAGATGATTGGACCTTCATCAGTGATAGGATGAAG GGTGTTGAGTTGGCAGTTAGAGAAACTTTTCCTAGAGCAACTAGGAGAGTTTGCTGCCAACACCTATACATGAATTGTAAGAACAATGGCTTCAGTGGATCTGCATTCCACAAGCTCTTTTGGATAGCTGCTAATGCATACAATGAGTATGTGTTTGATAAGGCCATGGTGAAGATCAGTGAGTACAATGCAAATGCCACTGCATACTTGAACAACTGCATTGAGCAATGGTCTAGGCATAAGTTTGACTCTACTGtttgttgtgatcacaacacaACAAACTTTGTGGAGTCATTCAATGCATGCACAAAGCCCTTCAGAGACATGCCTGTCT
- the LOC130465816 gene encoding uncharacterized protein isoform X2, protein MRKQQEREDILREIQEQMEYTVAMEVPVVDCEDLKVEYVRVISKDDADEVFPGCSQPQQTQESPKKQPTPPKPASKSKGKDKPASKKLTPKRRASAKQATPPQKQPTPQKQPTPAKQPTPPKQPTKQPTPPPPPQKQPTQPKQATKQPTPQPPQQQQHRPPPEHPTSPPQQHTPPPPPPNPTPPQNNQTDEPNNQAPPDQAQPVKKKGGRARPEGFRVNKVTAKKAGTWVSKGKGKGRKGTGRSKTPGVFADVGEICSEEESEDSDYEESDSEQEDVLNDWIDSDVDDEVIPDDIPDLGFEDCLNGSSKMDKAYKNGKIWTDQPYGSIKLEPWLIFHDKATFLEVLRSYCIQEGFGLAVERADNRRYTVVCAVESCDWRIHASRLFGNVSWAIKVISGSHRTCGRLEENPVVTSEWLCKHMLGKIEANPEIPVETLRRYVQKKFQLRVKKRLLYKVRSMAKEKLHGGWAEAYEMLPRYAEMIKQTNPGSHALITWGASSGDVNPKFRACFFSFAAQVRGFLRGCRPIIGIDGAHLSGFYKGILLTAVGIDGNNEIFVLAYGIVDTESCDSWTYFMRCLRQMFEQEGCNRDDWTFISDRMKGVELAVRETFPRATRRVCCQHLYMNCKNNGFSGSAFHKLFWIAANAYNEYVFDKAMVKISEYNANATAYLNNCIEQWSRHKFDSTVCCDHNTTNFVESFNACTKPFRDMPVFSLLEEIGLGAQEERSTRREVENYG, encoded by the exons ATGAGGAAACAACAGGAAAGGGAGGACATTTTGAGGGAAATACAGGAACAAATGGAGTACACTGTGGCTATGGAGGTCCCTGTTGTTGATTGTGAGGACTTGAAGGTTGAGTATGTGAGAGTCATTAGCAAAGATGATGCTGATGAGGTGTTTCCAGGTTGCTCTCAACCACAACAAACACAAGAATCCCCAAAGAAACAACCCACCCCACCCAAACCTGCTTCTAAGTCAAAAGGCAAAGATAAGCCTGCTTCTAAGAAACTAACCCCCAAAAGGAGGGCATCAGCTAAACAAGCCACTCCCCCACAGAAACAACCCACCCCACAGAAACAACCCACCCCAGCTAAACAACCCACCCCACCTAAACAACCCACCAAACAACCTacaccaccacccccaccacAAAAACAACCCACCCAACCAAAACAAGCCACCAAACAACCTACACCAcaaccaccacaacaacaacaacacagacCACCACCAGAACATCCCACCTCTCCACCACAACAGCAcacccctccaccaccaccaccaaatcCCACTCCACCACAAAACAACCAAACTGATGAGCCTAACAATCAAGCACCACCTGATCAAGCTCAGCCAGTGAAAAAGAAGGGGGGCAGAGCTAGACCTGAGGGGTTTAGGGTTAACAAAGTCACTGCTAAGAAGGCTGGAACTTGGGTTTCCAAGGGAAAGGGAAAAGGGAGAAAGGGTACAGGAAGGTCTAAGACACCAGGGGTTTTTGCTGATGTTGGTGAGATTTGTTCAGAAGAGGAGAGTGAGGATTCTGATTATGAGGAATCAGATTCTGAACAAGAGGATGTTCTGAATGATTGGATTGATtctgatgttgatgatgaggtGATTCCTGATGATATTCCTGATTTGGGGTTTGAGGACTGTCTAAATGGTTCCTCAAAGATGGATAAGGCCTATAAAAATGGCAAAATATGGACTGATCAACCATATGGGTCCATTAAGTTAGAACCCTGGTTGATCTTTCATGATAAGGCCACATTTCTTGAAGTGTTGAGAAGTTACTGCATACAGGAGGGGTTTGGGCTTGCTGTTGAGAGGGCTGACAATAGGAGGTACACAGTAGTGTGTGCAGTGGAGTCATGTGACTGGAGGATACATGCCAGTAGGTTGTTTGGCAATGTTAGCTGGGCCATTAAGGTGATCAGTGGGTCCCACAGAACTTGTGGGAGGCTTGAGGAGAATCCAGTGGTGACCTCTGAGTGGTTGTGTAAGCACATGTTGGGGAAAATAGAGGCCAATCCAGAGATTCCAGTGGAGACATTAAGGAGGTATGTACAAAAGAAGTTTCAGTTGAGGGTGAAAAAGAGGCTATTGTACAAGGTCAGGAGTATGGCCAAGGAAAAGCTGCATGGTGGTTGGGCTGAAGCATATGAGATGTTGCCTAGGTATGCTGAGATGATTAAGCAAACGAACCCAGGGAGTCATGCACTTATAACATGGGGGGCCAGTAGTGGGGATGTGAACCCAAAATTCAGAGCTTGCTTCTTCTCATTTGCTGCACAAGTCAGGGGGTTTCTAAGGGGTTGTAGGCCCATAATTGGAATAGATGGGGCTCATTTAAGTGGTTTCTACAAGGGCATTCTACTGACAGCAGTTGGCATAGATGGGAACAATGAAATTTTTGTTCTTGCCTATGGGATAGTAGACACTGAGAGCTGTGACAGTTGGACCTACTTCATGAGATGCTTGAGGCAAATGTTTGAGCAGGAGGGTTGCAACAGAGATGATTGGACCTTCATCAGTGATAGGATGAAG GGTGTTGAGTTGGCAGTTAGAGAAACTTTTCCTAGAGCAACTAGGAGAGTTTGCTGCCAACACCTATACATGAATTGTAAGAACAATGGCTTCAGTGGATCTGCATTCCACAAGCTCTTTTGGATAGCTGCTAATGCATACAATGAGTATGTGTTTGATAAGGCCATGGTGAAGATCAGTGAGTACAATGCAAATGCCACTGCATACTTGAACAACTGCATTGAGCAATGGTCTAGGCATAAGTTTGACTCTACTGtttgttgtgatcacaacacaACAAACTTTGTGGAGTCATTCAATGCATGCACAAAGCCCTTCAGAGACATGCCTGTCT